In Solanum pennellii chromosome 3, SPENNV200, a single window of DNA contains:
- the LOC107012587 gene encoding protein trichome birefringence-like 38, with protein sequence MSNLFLKALVLFIIFIFLEIVRSELIVHDNIELLSNCNLFQGQWVIDPSFPLYQSSNCPFIDPQFDCQKYGRPDKEYLKYAWKPNSCNLPRFDGIDFLKRWNGKKIMFVGDSLSLNMWESLACMLHSSMPNATTSFTRKESISAVTFQDYGVTLFLYRTPYLVDIVREKIGRVLKLDSIQQGDAWKGMDMLIFNSWHWWTHKGKSQGWDYMQEGTKVSKDMDRLIAFYKGLTTWARWVDQNVDSSKTKVFFQGISPTHYMGKEWGSSTKNCNSEQLPLSGSTYPGGLPSSTIVVNKVLSSIKTQVYLLDITLLSQLRKDAHPSAYSGQHPGNDCSHWCLPGLPDTWNQLLYASLVM encoded by the exons atgtcaaatttatttcttaaagcacttgtcttatttattatttttatttttttagaaattgtcAGATCAGAGCTTATAGTACACGATAATATAGAATTATTAAGTAATTGCAATTTATTTCAAGGCCAATGGGTTATTGACCCTTCATTTCCTCTTTACCAATCTTCAAATTGCCCATTTATTGATCCACAATTTGATTGTCAAAAATATGGAAGACCTGATAAAGAGTATCTCAAATATGCTTGGAAACCTAATTCTTGCAACTTACCAAG atttgatggaattgattttttgaaaagatggaatggaaaaaaaataatgtttgttGGTGATTCATTGAGTTTAAATATGTGGGAATCTTTAGCTTGTATGTTACATTCATCAATGCCAAATGCCACCACTTCTTTTACCAGAAAAGAATCAATTTCTGCCGTAACTTTTCAG GATTATGGAGTAACTTTATTCCTTTATAGAACCCCATATTTGGTAGATATAGTTAGAGAAAAAATTGGAAGAGTGTTGAAATTGGATTCTATACAACAAGGTGATGCTTGGAAAGGAATGGATATGTTGATTTTCAACTCTTGGCATTGGTGGACTCACAAGGGAAAATCTCAAGG aTGGGACTATATGCAAGAAGGCACAAAAGTGTCAAAAGATATGGACCGTTTGATAGCATTTTACAAAGGCCTAACAACTTGGGCTAGATGGGTTGATCAAAATGTTGATTCTTCTAAAACAAAAGTCTTCTTCCAAGGCATTTCTCCCACTCATTATAt ggGCAAAGAATGGGGTTCATCAACAAAGAATTGCAATTCAGAGCAATTGCCACTGTCAGGATCAACATATCCAGGAGGATTACCATCATCTACTATTGTTGTTAACAAAGTATTAAGTAGTATTAAGACACAAGTTTATCTTCTTGATATTACATTATTATCACAATTAAGAAAAGATGCTCATCCATCAGCATATAGTGGACAACACCCTGGTAATGATTGTAGTCATTGGTGTCTTCCTGGTCTACCAGACACTTGGAACCAACTTCTTTATGCATCATTGGTCATGTAA
- the LOC107013087 gene encoding adenylate-forming reductase 06235 produces the protein MKTEEKFERFSSCRGVAFEIKPRNDPFSVPKPPTSEANSHGSNRFWLPWENISKKIVPSSSSFIQRSMSRTSSHFCDLDIDANEDEDEDEEVDTLSYIEKGCYDTQIPQKGSSPLPFLPPKTLSKREKNNNFSSRLSIILLDQGLFTVYKQLFALSFIINMTILILASTGNFPYARKKAVLFSIGNIFALTLCRSEAFLRVVFWLAVNCLGWSWIPTRIKTIVTSLLQSLGGIHSGCAISSIAWLIYALILTLNDKKNTSPEIVIVAFAILSLLSLSSLAAFPLIRHLHHNLFERVHRFVGWIALSLLWIFITLTVSYDPKTKSYNNAGIGSKLIKQQEFLFTLGITLLIVIPWMTVRRVPVKVTSPSGHATIIKFEGGVKAGILGRISPSPLSEWHAFGIISDGKDEHMMLAGAVGDFTKTLVSNPPSHLWVRQVHFAGLPYLVNMYNRVLVVATGSGICVFLSFLLQPSAANVCFLWVTKGVEQNFGKEIKEMLSGYSKEKVIIHDTALLGRPNVSEMSVEAARKWRAEVVIVTSNPQGSRDVVNACKKSGIPAFGPIWDS, from the coding sequence atgaaaactgAAGAAAAGTTCGAGAGATTTTCAAGTTGTAGAGGTGTAGCTTTCGAAATAAAACCTCGTAACGATCCATTTTCCGTCCCTAAGCCACCTACTAGTGAAGCTAATTCCCATGGTAGCAATAGATTTTGGTTACCATGggaaaatattagtaaaaaaatcGTTCCATCGTCTTCATCTTTCATTCAACGATCAATGAGTCGTACTAGTAGTCATTTTTGTGATCTAGATATAGACGCAAATGAAGATGAAGACGAAGATGAAGAAGTTGATACTCTGTCTTACATTGAAAAAGGTTGTTATGACACACAAATTCCTCAAAAGGGTTCATCACCCTTACCATTTCTACCTCCAAAAACCCTAAGCAAAcgcgaaaaaaataataatttttcatcgCGATTATCCATTATCCTTCTTGATCAAGGGTTGTTTACAGTATACAAGCAATTATTCGCGCtatcttttattataaatatgactattttAATTCTTGCTAGTACGGGAAATTTCCCATACGCAAGAAAAAAAGCTGTCCTATTTTCAATAGGCAACATCTTTGCTTTGACACTCTGTCGAAGCGAAGCATTTTTAAGAGTTGTATTTTGGCTCGCGGTGAATTGCTTAGGGTGGTCTTGGATTCCTACGCGAATCAAGACTATTGTTACGTCTTTACTCCAGTCACTAGGTGGAATCCATAGTGGTTGTGCAATTTCATCAATTGCATGGCTAATTTACGCGTTAATCCTAACGTTGAATGACAAAAAAAACACTTCCCCTGAAATTGTTATAGTTGCTTTTGCAATCCTTTCACTTCTCTCCCTCTCCTCTCTCGCTGCATTCCCTCTCATTCGACATCTCCATCATAATCTCTTCGAGAGGGTTCATCGTTTCGTTGGATGGATAGCATTGTCACTTCTTTGGATTTTCATTACCTTAACGGTTTCTTATGATCCTAAAACTAAATCTTACAACAACGCGGGGATTGGCTCTAAACTCATCAAACAACAAGAGTTTTTGTTCACGTTAGGTATTACGTTGTTAATAGTCATCCCTTGGATGACTGTGAGACGTGTCCCAGTTAAGGTCACGTCTCCATCAGGACATGCAACGATTATAAAATTCGAGGGAGGAGTCAAAGCAGGAATATTAGGACGAATTAGTCCTTCTCCACTCTCTGAATGGCACGCGTTTGGGATAATTTCAGATGGGAAGGACGAACACATGATGTTAGCAGGGGCAGTTGGTGACTTCACGAAAACCTTAGTATCGAACCCCCCTAGCCATTTATGGGTAAGACAAGTTCATTTCGCGGGGTTACCTTATTTAGTAAACATGTATAATAGGGTTCTAGTGGTTGCAACGGGGTCTGGAATATGTGTATTTTTATCGTTCCTTTTGCAACCTAGCGCGGCTAACGTGTGTTTTCTATGGGTGACAAAAGGGGTGGAACAAAATTTTGGTAAGGAAATAAAAGAGATGTTGAGTGGGTATTCGAAAGAGAAAGTGATTATACACGATACAGCCTTGTTAGGACGTCCAAATGTATCAGAAATGAGCGTTGAGGCAGCGCGAAAATGGAGAGCTGAAGTTGTTATTGTTACTAGCAATCCACAAGGGAGTAGAGATGTGGTTAATGCTTGCAAAAAATCTGGAATTCCAGCATTTGGTCCTATTTGGGATTCTtga
- the LOC107012186 gene encoding GDSL esterase/lipase At5g45910-like isoform X1, which translates to MSIFMKIIILFCSLSLVSSHPQSYNAIFSFGDSLADTGNFLLSGAMTFPVIGKLPYGETFFKHATGRCSNGRLVIDFFAEAYGLPLLPPYLALKKGIKAENGVNFAFAGATAIAAEYFYSKNIKILWTNISLTHQLGWFKEVKANICATRKDCREYFKKSLFIVGEIGGNDYNYPSFLGGSIKQLKVLVPLVVETIIEATSVHALEQTPQSLYRPNYVAFDALIEEGAVELIVPGNLPIGCSAVFLTIFGTTNKDAYDKYGCLKAYNAFSKYHNAKLKLGIENLRKEYPHAKIIYADYYGVAKRLIHSPKHYGFSNTLVACCGGGGPYNFNNSARCGHIGSKSCLDASSFTNWDGIHLTEAAYHHIAKGLLNGPFTSPSLSFPPIKQI; encoded by the exons atgtctatcttcatgaaaattattattttgttttgttctttGAGCTTAGTTTCATCCCATCCACAATCTTATAATGCAATATTTAGCTTTGGTGATTCACTCGCCGACACCGGAAACTTCCTTCTCTCCGGCGCCATGACTTTTCCGGTCATCGGAAAACTTCCCTATGGAGAAACGTTCTTCAAACATGCCACCGGCCGGTGCTCAAATGGAAGATTAGTTATTGACTTCTTTG CTGAGGCATATGGATTGCCATTGCTTCCACCTTATTTGGCATTGAAAAAGGGCATAAAAGCAGAAAATGGAGTGAATTTTGCTTTTGCTGGAGCTACTGCTATTGCTGCTGAATATTTctatagtaaaaatattaaaattttatggacaaatatttctttaactcACCAATTGGGATGGTTCAAAGAAGTGAAGGCTAACATTTGTGCCACAAGAAAAG ATTGTagagaatattttaaaaaatcactcTTTATAGTTGGAGAAATTGGAGGAAATGACTATAACTACCCCTCCTTTCTTGGTGGAAGCATTAAACAACTTAAAGTTCTTGTACCACTAGTTGTTGAAACCATAATTGAAGCAACAAGT GTACATGCCTTGGAACAAACTCCTCAGTCACTTTACCGTCCCAACTATGTTGCCTTCGAT GCATTGATAGAAGAAGGGGCAGTTGAATTGATAGTGCCTGGGAATCTCCCAATTGGTTGCTCAGCAGTGTTCTTAACCATATTTGGGACTACAAACAAAGATGCATATGACAAATATGGATGTTTAAAAGCCTATAATGCCTTCTCCAAATATCATAATGCTAAGTTAAAACTAGGAATTgagaatttaagaaaagaatatCCTCATGCAAAGATCATATATGCTGATTACTATGGAGTTGCCAAGAGATTGATTCATTCCCCAAAGCATTATG GATTTTCCAATACACTAGTAGCATGTTGTGGAGGTGGAGGTCCATACAACTTCAACAATTCAGCAAGATGTGGTCATATTGGCTCTAAGTCATGTTTGGATGCTTCAAGTTTTACAAATTGGGATGGAATTCACTTAACAGAGGCAGCTTATCACCACATAGCAAAAGGATTACTCAATGGACCATTCACTTCACCATCTCTCTCATTTCCTCCCATCAAACAAATTTAA
- the LOC107012186 gene encoding GDSL esterase/lipase At5g45910-like isoform X2 has translation MSIFMKIIILFCSLSLVSSHPQSYNAIFSFGDSLADTGNFLLSGAMTFPVIGKLPYGETFFKHATGRCSNGRLVIDFFAEAYGLPLLPPYLALKKGIKAENGVNFAFAGATAIAAEYFYSKNIKILWTNISLTHQLGWFKEVKANICATRKDCREYFKKSLFIVGEIGGNDYNYPSFLGGSIKQLKVLVPLVVETIIEATSALIEEGAVELIVPGNLPIGCSAVFLTIFGTTNKDAYDKYGCLKAYNAFSKYHNAKLKLGIENLRKEYPHAKIIYADYYGVAKRLIHSPKHYGFSNTLVACCGGGGPYNFNNSARCGHIGSKSCLDASSFTNWDGIHLTEAAYHHIAKGLLNGPFTSPSLSFPPIKQI, from the exons atgtctatcttcatgaaaattattattttgttttgttctttGAGCTTAGTTTCATCCCATCCACAATCTTATAATGCAATATTTAGCTTTGGTGATTCACTCGCCGACACCGGAAACTTCCTTCTCTCCGGCGCCATGACTTTTCCGGTCATCGGAAAACTTCCCTATGGAGAAACGTTCTTCAAACATGCCACCGGCCGGTGCTCAAATGGAAGATTAGTTATTGACTTCTTTG CTGAGGCATATGGATTGCCATTGCTTCCACCTTATTTGGCATTGAAAAAGGGCATAAAAGCAGAAAATGGAGTGAATTTTGCTTTTGCTGGAGCTACTGCTATTGCTGCTGAATATTTctatagtaaaaatattaaaattttatggacaaatatttctttaactcACCAATTGGGATGGTTCAAAGAAGTGAAGGCTAACATTTGTGCCACAAGAAAAG ATTGTagagaatattttaaaaaatcactcTTTATAGTTGGAGAAATTGGAGGAAATGACTATAACTACCCCTCCTTTCTTGGTGGAAGCATTAAACAACTTAAAGTTCTTGTACCACTAGTTGTTGAAACCATAATTGAAGCAACAAGT GCATTGATAGAAGAAGGGGCAGTTGAATTGATAGTGCCTGGGAATCTCCCAATTGGTTGCTCAGCAGTGTTCTTAACCATATTTGGGACTACAAACAAAGATGCATATGACAAATATGGATGTTTAAAAGCCTATAATGCCTTCTCCAAATATCATAATGCTAAGTTAAAACTAGGAATTgagaatttaagaaaagaatatCCTCATGCAAAGATCATATATGCTGATTACTATGGAGTTGCCAAGAGATTGATTCATTCCCCAAAGCATTATG GATTTTCCAATACACTAGTAGCATGTTGTGGAGGTGGAGGTCCATACAACTTCAACAATTCAGCAAGATGTGGTCATATTGGCTCTAAGTCATGTTTGGATGCTTCAAGTTTTACAAATTGGGATGGAATTCACTTAACAGAGGCAGCTTATCACCACATAGCAAAAGGATTACTCAATGGACCATTCACTTCACCATCTCTCTCATTTCCTCCCATCAAACAAATTTAA
- the LOC107012185 gene encoding GDSL esterase/lipase At1g28590-like, which produces MASSSNSLICIIILLITSFKHVYGCYESIISFGDSLADTGNLIRLSKSNKIVASSVLPYGETFFHHPTGRFSDGRLVIDFIAEGMGFPLVPPYVGVMKNMSSSKNSIRGVNFAVAGTTAVDISYLEKRGIKNPATNVSLGTQLEWFKQMLPILCDSPTSCKEYLENSLFLMGEIGGNDYNHPFSQGKSGEEVKSLVPAVISAIGQGINELIELGAQTLIVPGNLPIGCSASYLTIFKDSNKKDYDNSTGCINWLNEFAEYHNQLLQQEIHKLREIHPHANIIYADYYNAAMQIYKSPKNFGFTSTIVACCGGGGVYNYDSKRPCGSPSSNYCDTPSSYVSWDGVHLTEAAYKLIAKGLLQGPYTIPQMNYGLYNKGISDQ; this is translated from the exons ATGGcttcttcttctaattctttaatttgtataattattttgttaattacaTCATTTAAACATGTTTATGGATGTTATGAGTCGATAATTAGCTTTGGCGATTCGTTAGCCGATACCGGAAACTTAATTCGCCTCTCAAAATCCAATAAAATTGTTGCTTCATCGGTTCTTCCTTATGGTGAAACCTTCTTTCATCATCCTACCGGTCGATTTTCCGATGGTCGTCTCGTTATAGATTTTATCG CGGAGGGTATGGGATTTCCACTTGTGCCACCCTATGTTGGTGTTATGAAAAACATGTCAAGTAGCAAAAATTCAATAAGAGGAGTGAATTTTGCAGTGGCAGGAACAACAGCTGTGGATATTTCATATTTAGAGAAAAGAGGAATCAAAAATCCAGCCACTAATGTTTCATTAGGAACTCAATTGGAATGGTTCAAACAAATGTTACCAATTTTGTGTGACTCACCAACAA gTTGCAAAGAATATcttgaaaattcattatttttaatgggAGAAATTGGAGGAAATGATTATAATCATCCATTTTCTCAAGGAAAATCAGGAGAAGAAGTTAAATCACTTGTGCCTGCAGTTATTTCAGCCATTGGCCAAGGCATTAAT GAATTAATTGAACTTGGAGCACAAACATTGATAGTACCTGGAAATTTACCAATTGGATGTTCAGCTTCATATCTAACAATTTTTAaagattcaaataaaaaagattatgATAATTCAACTGGTTGTATTAATTGGTTAAATGAATTTGCTGAATATCATAACCAATTACTTCAACAAGAAATTCATAAACTTCGTGAAATTCATCCTCATGCCAACATAATATATGCTGATTACTACAATGCAGCCATGCAAATTTACAAATCTCCCAAAAATTTTG GTTTTACAAGTACTATTGTAGCATGTTGTGGAGGGGGAGGTGTATACAATTATGACTCAAAGAGACCATGTGGATCACCATCTTCAAATTATTGTGATACACCTTCTTCATATGTTAGTTGGGATGGTGTACATTTGACAGAGGCAGCATATAAATTAATAGCCAAAGGTTTATTACAAGGTCCATACACAATTCCCCAAATGAATTATGGACTTTATAATAAGGGAATATCAGACCAATAG